From a single Planctellipticum variicoloris genomic region:
- a CDS encoding disulfide bond formation protein B, producing MTESSGLATGEESRASTLATAALLMSLAGSAGSLSLSLGMGLKACPLCFYQRSFMMATAAILLFGRWLERDRSARMCVLSLPLVIAGLGVAIFHTWLARAGKLECPTAVLGWGDAPTQSLVAFLALTVVSLGAVWRSVPTNGGSLSLQVLGAIVLGSVMAWLSVASAPPLPPSPTQPYDPIKQPLDMCRPPYRGAE from the coding sequence ATGACGGAGTCCAGCGGTCTCGCGACCGGCGAAGAGTCCCGCGCAAGCACATTGGCGACCGCCGCTCTGCTGATGAGCCTGGCGGGATCGGCGGGAAGTCTCTCCCTGAGCCTCGGCATGGGACTGAAAGCCTGCCCGCTCTGCTTCTATCAGCGATCCTTCATGATGGCGACCGCGGCGATCCTGCTGTTCGGTCGCTGGCTGGAGCGGGATCGTTCCGCACGGATGTGTGTCCTGTCGCTGCCGCTCGTGATCGCAGGGCTGGGAGTCGCAATCTTCCACACCTGGCTCGCCAGAGCCGGCAAACTGGAATGCCCGACCGCAGTGCTCGGCTGGGGCGACGCTCCCACGCAGAGCCTGGTTGCGTTTCTCGCCCTGACAGTGGTCAGTCTCGGCGCAGTCTGGAGAAGTGTTCCAACGAACGGGGGAAGTCTATCACTCCAGGTTCTCGGAGCAATTGTCCTTGGCAGCGTCATGGCCTGGCTGTCGGTGGCGAGTGCTCCTCCGCTGCCACCGTCACCGACTCAGCCCTACGATCCCATCAAGCAGCCGCTCGATATGTGTCGGCCGCCTTATCGCGGGGCCGAGTGA
- a CDS encoding rhodanese-like domain-containing protein: MFKHAAFGTLLAVAMVAPACQAAEHTRDSLKTVKENVDARKAVLVDVREKSEWDSGHVAGAVFLPLSELRNGIDLKRLMEKLPKGTIVYTHCAIGKRSLTAGDLLSKHGYNVRPLKPGYSELLQSGFQKADK; encoded by the coding sequence ATGTTCAAGCATGCTGCATTTGGAACTCTGCTGGCAGTGGCGATGGTTGCACCGGCCTGCCAGGCCGCGGAGCACACTCGCGATTCGCTCAAGACCGTGAAGGAGAACGTTGATGCACGCAAGGCCGTGCTGGTCGACGTCCGCGAGAAGTCGGAATGGGACAGCGGGCACGTCGCTGGAGCCGTCTTCCTGCCCCTCAGCGAACTCCGCAACGGCATCGATCTGAAGCGGTTGATGGAGAAGCTGCCCAAAGGAACCATCGTCTACACGCATTGCGCCATCGGCAAACGCTCGCTGACGGCGGGGGACCTACTGTCGAAGCATGGCTACAACGTTCGTCCGCTGAAGCCCGGCTATTCCGAGCTGCTGCAGTCTGGTTTTCAGAAGGCGGACAAATAG
- a CDS encoding ArsR/SmtB family transcription factor, whose protein sequence is MTAPTDPLAAAELLKAFSHSTRLAILHELLAGPKCVTDMEELLPARQANISQHLAVLRHARLVDYAQDGAVRCYYLSRPRLVEDLLALVERDEPIVKRTPQEIQADKDRLARALARSPKAKADSSAGRRKLAR, encoded by the coding sequence ATGACCGCTCCCACAGATCCCCTGGCTGCCGCCGAGCTGCTCAAGGCGTTTTCCCATTCGACGCGGCTGGCGATCCTGCACGAGCTGCTGGCCGGGCCGAAGTGCGTCACGGACATGGAAGAGCTGCTTCCGGCCCGCCAGGCGAACATCTCCCAGCACCTGGCCGTGCTGCGCCATGCCCGGCTGGTGGACTACGCTCAGGATGGGGCGGTCCGTTGCTACTACCTCAGCCGGCCGAGGCTCGTGGAAGATCTGCTCGCCCTCGTTGAGCGCGACGAGCCGATTGTGAAACGGACGCCGCAGGAGATTCAGGCCGACAAGGATCGCCTGGCCAGAGCGCTGGCCCGTTCGCCGAAGGCCAAGGCCGATTCCTCTGCGGGCCGCAGGAAGCTGGCCCGATGA
- a CDS encoding efflux RND transporter periplasmic adaptor subunit, producing the protein MLLLQPVLVLAAGTLLFVGLGLAQRKGWISGGHGAKTAPGNGAVDHNVQYICPMMCTPPQAEPGRCPVCGMELVPSSHSQHGELRSVHIDPAARRIANIQTVAARSLSVTRSIRAIGELRYDEGTLKTISAYVDGRLDRLFADYTGIVVKEGDHLALLYSPQLYSGQVELLLARKARERSQALSTTKTLSSGPDLYASARERLKLLGMTDMQIGHLEERGAADSRLELCAPISGTVIEKLAVEGQYVKEGDPICKLADLSSVWLMLRLFPEDATAIRYGQKVEAEVQSLPGRKFSGRVAFVDPQVDPKTRTVGVRVVIPNEKGMLRVGDYARATIEVPFGTQEESLVYDPELADKWISPRHPQVMSSTPGQCSVCGVELVPAASLGFIGEPIAGSQAIVIPRDAVLMAGSHSVVYVETEPGRFEIRRVVLGPTTGDQIVIRSGIGEGERVATRGNFLIDSQMQLAGNPSLIDPTRAEPKREELLTPEMLAVLDKLATNDRRLAVEQQICPVTNLRLGSMGVPPRVIADGKTVFLCCPACEGKFKAAPDKYQAVLANRKTSAGPPPSFEDPLAGLSAEDRRLAKRQEVCPVADLKLGTMGQPVRLSVDGKPVFLCCEACRKSLLSEPDKYLKKLAARNSSEAKPSAEGEAAAGAPSLDDLEMFEIEEISPPESQKPKSRPGRGETR; encoded by the coding sequence ATGTTGCTGCTCCAACCGGTGCTGGTGCTGGCCGCGGGCACGTTGCTGTTTGTCGGGCTGGGGCTGGCGCAGCGGAAAGGCTGGATTTCCGGCGGCCACGGAGCGAAGACCGCGCCGGGCAATGGGGCCGTCGATCACAACGTCCAGTACATCTGCCCGATGATGTGCACGCCGCCGCAGGCCGAGCCCGGACGCTGCCCGGTCTGCGGGATGGAACTGGTTCCGTCTTCACACAGCCAGCATGGCGAACTGCGGTCCGTCCACATCGATCCGGCAGCGCGGCGAATCGCCAACATTCAGACGGTCGCAGCCAGGTCGCTGTCGGTCACCCGTTCGATCCGTGCCATCGGCGAGCTGCGCTATGACGAAGGGACGCTCAAGACGATTTCAGCCTACGTCGACGGTCGTCTCGACCGGTTGTTTGCCGACTACACGGGCATCGTGGTCAAAGAGGGGGATCACCTCGCGCTGCTCTATTCGCCGCAATTGTATTCGGGACAGGTGGAACTGCTCCTGGCCCGGAAGGCCCGTGAGCGGAGCCAGGCCCTGTCGACCACGAAGACGCTCTCCAGCGGGCCGGATTTATATGCCAGCGCCCGGGAGCGATTGAAGCTGCTGGGGATGACCGACATGCAGATCGGCCATCTTGAAGAGCGGGGTGCGGCCGACAGTCGCCTCGAACTGTGCGCGCCGATCAGCGGGACGGTGATCGAGAAGCTCGCGGTCGAGGGGCAATATGTCAAGGAGGGGGATCCGATCTGCAAGCTGGCCGACCTGTCGTCGGTATGGCTGATGCTGCGGCTCTTTCCCGAGGATGCGACAGCGATCCGCTACGGCCAGAAGGTGGAGGCCGAAGTGCAGTCACTCCCCGGCCGGAAATTCTCCGGCCGCGTGGCGTTCGTGGATCCGCAAGTCGATCCGAAGACCAGGACGGTCGGCGTGCGCGTGGTGATTCCCAACGAAAAGGGCATGTTGCGCGTGGGGGATTACGCGAGGGCAACGATTGAGGTTCCATTCGGAACTCAGGAGGAATCGCTCGTTTACGATCCGGAACTGGCCGACAAGTGGATCAGCCCACGCCATCCCCAGGTCATGTCATCCACGCCGGGCCAGTGTTCGGTCTGCGGAGTGGAGCTGGTTCCGGCGGCATCCCTGGGGTTCATCGGCGAACCGATTGCCGGCAGCCAGGCGATTGTCATCCCGCGCGATGCGGTGCTGATGGCCGGGAGCCACAGCGTCGTGTACGTGGAGACCGAACCGGGACGCTTCGAGATTCGCCGCGTCGTGCTGGGGCCGACTACGGGCGACCAGATCGTTATCCGCAGCGGAATTGGCGAGGGAGAGCGGGTCGCGACACGCGGCAACTTCCTGATCGACTCCCAGATGCAACTGGCCGGCAACCCTTCGCTGATCGATCCGACCAGAGCAGAACCGAAACGCGAAGAACTGCTGACGCCCGAAATGCTCGCGGTGCTGGACAAACTTGCGACCAATGATCGACGCCTTGCCGTCGAACAGCAGATCTGCCCCGTGACGAACCTCCGGCTGGGTTCAATGGGAGTCCCTCCCCGCGTGATTGCCGATGGTAAGACCGTGTTCCTCTGTTGTCCGGCCTGCGAAGGCAAGTTCAAGGCAGCCCCCGACAAGTACCAGGCCGTGCTGGCTAACCGCAAGACATCCGCCGGACCACCACCGTCGTTCGAAGATCCATTGGCGGGACTCTCGGCGGAAGACCGGCGACTCGCCAAGCGGCAGGAGGTCTGTCCGGTTGCCGATCTGAAGCTGGGAACAATGGGCCAGCCCGTGCGGCTGAGCGTGGACGGGAAGCCTGTTTTCCTCTGTTGCGAGGCCTGCCGCAAGTCGTTGCTGTCCGAACCGGACAAGTACCTGAAGAAGCTGGCGGCGCGCAACAGCAGCGAAGCAAAGCCCTCGGCCGAAGGCGAAGCGGCGGCGGGCGCTCCCTCGCTGGACGATCTTGAGATGTTTGAGATCGAGGAGATCTCCCCTCCCGAATCGCAGAAACCTAAGTCTCGTCCCGGTCGAGGGGAGACGCGATGA
- a CDS encoding sterol desaturase family protein, with product MSGSLEATLRLGVMFSVLAAMAVWEIVAPRRRLTVAKAPRWASNLGLVVLNTVVARLAVPVTAVGLADVAQSRGWGLFSLVDWPAWLEIALAVAVLDLAIYLQHVMFHAVPLFWRLHLVHHADLDFDVTTGLRFHTVEILLSALIKLGAVAVLGPSALAVLIFEVVLNATAMFNHSNARIPVAVDRWLRLLVVTPDMHRVHHSTVPVETNSNFGFNLPWWDFLLGTYRAQPSREHTTMEIGLPEVRDERTADRLPSMLLLPFRTDWRRRSK from the coding sequence ATGTCCGGATCACTGGAAGCGACTCTGCGCCTCGGCGTGATGTTTAGCGTGCTCGCCGCAATGGCGGTCTGGGAGATCGTCGCTCCGCGCCGTCGCCTGACGGTCGCCAAAGCTCCTCGCTGGGCCAGCAATCTCGGTCTCGTGGTTCTGAATACCGTCGTGGCGCGGCTGGCAGTTCCCGTCACCGCCGTCGGGCTGGCGGACGTGGCCCAGTCCCGCGGCTGGGGGCTGTTCTCCCTCGTGGACTGGCCGGCCTGGCTGGAGATCGCTCTTGCCGTGGCGGTTCTCGATCTCGCCATCTACCTGCAGCACGTGATGTTCCACGCCGTGCCGCTCTTCTGGCGGCTGCACCTCGTGCATCATGCCGATCTCGATTTCGACGTGACGACGGGGCTGCGATTCCACACCGTGGAAATCCTGTTATCGGCTCTGATCAAGCTGGGGGCGGTCGCCGTGCTGGGGCCGTCTGCCCTGGCCGTGCTGATCTTCGAAGTCGTCCTCAACGCGACCGCCATGTTCAACCACAGCAACGCGCGGATTCCGGTTGCCGTCGATCGCTGGCTGCGGCTGCTGGTCGTGACGCCCGACATGCACCGGGTCCACCACTCGACCGTTCCCGTGGAGACGAACAGCAATTTCGGCTTCAATCTGCCGTGGTGGGATTTCCTGCTGGGGACTTATCGTGCGCAGCCCTCCCGCGAGCACACGACGATGGAGATCGGGCTTCCTGAGGTTCGTGACGAACGGACCGCCGACCGCCTTCCGTCGATGCTGCTGTTGCCGTTTCGCACTGATTGGCGGCGAAGGTCGAAATAA
- a CDS encoding PP2C family protein-serine/threonine phosphatase: protein MRRWPLGAHLLLAVNLPLAIMLAVLLVFEYRDEMDQALLEKEAGLADEAIAVHQAVVHLPNEASTKSTEDFIERVCEKMRVNRSPGHVIFVVRGRDVLLSHGHSQLSADENAALLNAFRDGRSRFVVQSKLVVLGGYEDEGTAVIIAELATNIRRSARQEVLWRLASLSALAVVAAAIVDTVLFRLITRPLRRMAASVDAVAGGEFGATLEVPRGRELQTLTQSFNSMSLELANEEHRRRREMERAREIQEHLLPTEVRVPGLVVRQNYQPAEDVAGDYYDLIPLSNGTWLIVIADVAGHGIPAAMAATLLKALLLCASQIHQNSDEILREVNRHIASLLPDGIFVTTLIAVWHPDTGQLVYVNAGHPSGLLWNSQLGFRELSASAVPVGILADVVYQPCEVQLTEDDRLVWFTDGLIEAFSPTGEMFGQKRLQELIATIGRGSLEGLHDAILSAVRAFVGDRALADDLTLLVIGRDAGTAEHPSK, encoded by the coding sequence ATGCGACGGTGGCCACTCGGCGCACACTTGCTGCTGGCCGTAAACCTGCCGCTGGCAATCATGCTCGCCGTGCTGCTCGTCTTCGAGTACCGAGATGAAATGGATCAGGCCCTGTTGGAGAAGGAAGCCGGGTTGGCCGATGAAGCCATCGCCGTCCATCAGGCGGTGGTCCATCTGCCGAATGAGGCGTCGACGAAGTCGACGGAGGACTTCATCGAACGAGTCTGCGAGAAAATGCGTGTCAATCGGTCGCCCGGACACGTCATCTTTGTAGTTCGCGGTCGCGACGTCCTACTTAGCCACGGACACAGCCAGTTGTCCGCCGACGAGAACGCCGCATTGCTGAACGCATTTCGCGATGGTCGGTCGCGATTCGTAGTTCAAAGCAAGCTTGTTGTGCTGGGAGGATACGAAGACGAGGGCACCGCGGTGATCATTGCCGAACTGGCCACCAACATTCGGCGGAGCGCGAGGCAGGAAGTCCTCTGGCGGTTGGCAAGTCTCTCGGCCCTGGCGGTGGTCGCGGCAGCAATCGTGGATACCGTCCTGTTCCGGCTGATCACGCGGCCGTTGCGACGCATGGCGGCATCGGTGGATGCGGTTGCCGGCGGTGAGTTTGGCGCAACGCTCGAAGTGCCACGGGGGCGTGAACTGCAGACACTCACCCAGTCGTTTAACTCCATGAGCCTGGAACTTGCCAACGAAGAACACCGACGTCGGCGTGAAATGGAGCGGGCACGCGAAATCCAGGAGCACCTGTTGCCCACCGAAGTACGCGTTCCTGGGCTCGTCGTTCGGCAAAACTACCAGCCCGCCGAAGATGTGGCCGGCGATTACTACGATCTGATTCCCCTCTCGAACGGCACTTGGCTCATAGTTATCGCCGATGTCGCCGGGCACGGGATTCCTGCGGCAATGGCGGCGACGCTCCTGAAGGCATTATTGCTGTGCGCATCGCAGATCCATCAGAACTCCGATGAAATCCTGCGGGAAGTCAACCGGCACATCGCGTCGCTGCTTCCGGATGGCATATTTGTCACGACATTAATCGCGGTCTGGCATCCTGACACGGGGCAGCTCGTCTATGTGAATGCGGGCCATCCATCCGGCTTGCTCTGGAATTCTCAGCTCGGATTCCGCGAGCTGTCAGCGTCCGCCGTGCCGGTCGGCATTCTGGCAGATGTCGTTTACCAGCCTTGTGAAGTTCAACTGACCGAGGATGATCGACTGGTGTGGTTCACGGACGGCCTCATCGAGGCATTTTCACCGACCGGTGAGATGTTTGGTCAGAAGCGACTCCAGGAACTGATTGCAACCATCGGACGTGGCTCCTTGGAGGGGCTGCACGACGCGATTCTGTCCGCCGTGCGGGCGTTTGTCGGGGACCGGGCGCTCGCTGACGACCTGACACTCCTGGTTATCGGCCGGGACGCCGGCACTGCGGAGCATCCTTCCAAGTGA
- a CDS encoding cysteine desulfurase family protein yields the protein MNRRIYLDHNATTPLAPEVVAAMRPFLEEAYGNPSSLHWAGVPARDAVERARSQVASLLCCDATEVVFTAGGTEANNHAITGAYFARRGRVSTPHIIVSQIEHPAVLEPCRFLESLGARVTLVPVDRCGLVDPDDIRRAIGSDTILVSIMHANNEVGSVQPIEEIARIARDHDVLCHTDAAQSVGKITVDVEALGVDLLSVAGHKLYGPKGVGALFVREGVELVPLLHGAGHEAGRRAGTENVLGIVGLGAACSVSQRWIAEPHIRDLRNRFWQNLYAACGDGVVLNGDLMHGLPNTLSVGFRGSSGNAILARLPNVAASTGSACHAGAITISPVLAAMHVPEDVALGTIRFSLGRGTTVDELDHVVAALVEILR from the coding sequence ATGAACCGCCGCATCTACCTGGACCACAACGCCACGACGCCGCTGGCCCCCGAGGTCGTGGCCGCCATGCGCCCTTTCCTGGAAGAGGCGTACGGGAATCCATCCAGTTTGCATTGGGCGGGCGTTCCGGCCCGCGATGCCGTGGAACGCGCACGCTCTCAGGTTGCCTCGCTGCTGTGCTGCGACGCGACCGAGGTGGTCTTCACGGCCGGCGGGACTGAGGCCAACAACCATGCCATCACGGGCGCGTACTTCGCCCGTCGCGGCCGCGTGTCGACTCCGCACATCATCGTCAGTCAGATCGAGCATCCCGCAGTCCTGGAACCGTGTCGATTTCTCGAATCGCTCGGAGCCAGAGTGACGCTGGTCCCGGTGGATCGCTGCGGGCTGGTCGATCCGGATGACATCCGCCGGGCCATCGGCTCGGACACGATCCTGGTGTCGATCATGCATGCCAATAACGAGGTCGGCTCAGTCCAGCCGATCGAGGAGATTGCCCGGATCGCTCGGGATCACGATGTCCTGTGTCACACGGACGCGGCTCAGTCGGTCGGCAAGATCACGGTCGACGTCGAGGCGCTGGGCGTCGACCTCCTGTCCGTCGCCGGTCACAAACTCTATGGACCGAAGGGCGTCGGAGCCTTGTTCGTGCGCGAAGGCGTCGAGCTGGTGCCGTTGCTGCACGGCGCAGGCCACGAAGCGGGACGACGCGCCGGGACCGAGAACGTGCTGGGAATCGTTGGGCTCGGGGCGGCTTGTAGCGTGTCGCAACGGTGGATTGCTGAACCGCACATCCGAGACTTGCGAAATCGGTTCTGGCAGAACCTGTATGCGGCCTGCGGAGATGGCGTGGTTCTGAATGGCGATCTGATGCACGGCCTGCCTAACACGCTCAGCGTTGGCTTCCGCGGATCGTCCGGGAATGCCATCCTCGCCAGGCTTCCGAACGTTGCCGCCTCGACCGGGTCGGCCTGCCACGCCGGCGCAATCACCATCAGCCCCGTTCTCGCGGCAATGCACGTCCCTGAGGATGTTGCGCTCGGAACCATTCGGTTCAGTCTGGGCCGCGGCACGACCGTCGACGAACTCGATCATGTTGTCGCAGCCCTCGTCGAAATCCTGCGTTGA
- a CDS encoding DsrE/DsrF/TusD sulfur relay family protein: MAQFLFILNGPPYGNEHSYNGLRLADHLVRHEGNEVRVFLIGDAAACAKRGQKVPQGFYNLELMLRPIVRHQGQIGVCASCMDARGMTDAELVEGCQRSSMDELTSWTLWADKVLVF, from the coding sequence ATGGCCCAATTTCTGTTCATCCTCAACGGACCGCCGTACGGGAACGAGCACTCGTACAACGGCCTGCGTCTGGCGGATCACCTGGTCCGCCACGAGGGGAACGAAGTCCGCGTCTTCCTGATCGGCGACGCAGCCGCCTGCGCCAAGCGCGGGCAGAAGGTTCCGCAGGGATTCTATAACCTCGAACTGATGCTGCGTCCGATCGTGCGGCACCAGGGGCAGATTGGCGTGTGCGCTTCCTGCATGGATGCTCGCGGCATGACCGACGCCGAACTCGTCGAAGGCTGTCAGCGCAGCAGCATGGATGAGCTGACGAGTTGGACGCTGTGGGCCGACAAGGTGCTGGTGTTCTGA